A single genomic interval of Hoplias malabaricus isolate fHopMal1 chromosome 7, fHopMal1.hap1, whole genome shotgun sequence harbors:
- the chga gene encoding chromogranin-A isoform X2 gives MDFPSVAAVMGPRSCLVLMFLIQCVFSIPVSVNHMDKEDVQVMKCIVEVLTDVLSKPHSLPISQHCLQTLRTDDRLVTVLRHSNFLQELQDIAVEGANERSEKQMKDSVDYVMNHPEDPEATADRSMLVAMKGAGKDREEKRSEEEVLDGQSEERDQKTQKLNEFSSQEKMNTAEENSNAKHEEEEHILALMKKGGKEDEEEKLSSTEEEEDEAPGAGDHSEVKKSADEDEEEKEEEEEKEGKSGAIENRKEGPGQIEEDKARAGLKPWSRSRLLTNRRADMNTFDQQEVPHHSKEALGVGVRDGEVWKSPEEQELQMMVRREPEDRREEEGSASKKTEDAEIESLAAIESELENVAQKLHELRRG, from the exons ATGGATTTTCCTTCTGTCGCCGCAGTGATGGGACCGCGGAGTTGTCTCGTGCTGATGTTTCTAATTCAGTGCG TTTTCTCAATACCAGTGTCCGTTAATCACATGGATAAAGAGGATGTTCAG GTGATGAAGTGTATAGTGGAGGTGCTTACGGACGTTCTGTCCAAACCACACTCGCTCCCAATATCTCAGCACTGTCTGCAAACACTCAGAACCG atgacAGACTGGTTACTGTACTGCGTCACAGTAATTTTCTCCAGGAGCTGCAGGACATCGCTGTGGAAG GAGCCAACGAGAGGTCGGAGAAGCAAATGAAGGACAGTGTAGATTATGTAATGAATCACCCTGAAGACCCTGAGGCCACTGCAG ATCGGTCAATGCTGGTTGCCATGAAGGGAGCAGGAAAAGATCGAGAGGAGAAAAGAAGTGAAGAAGAAGTGTTagatggacagagtgaagagagagaccAGAAGACACAGAAGCTGAATGAATTCTCTAGTCAGGAGAAGATGAACACAGCAGAGGAGAATTCAAATGCCAAGCATGAGGAAGAGGAGCACATACTAGCCCTGATGAAGAAAGGAGGAAAAgaggatgaagaagaaaaactgtccagcacagaggaggaggaag ATGAAGCCCCGGGAGCAGGAGACCATTCTGAGGTAAAGAAGTCTgctgatgaagatgaggaggagaaggaggaggaggaggagaaagaggggAAGAGTGGGGCAATAGAAAACAGGAAAGAAGGTCCAGGGCAGATAGAGGAGGACAAAGCCAGGGCCGGACTGAAGCCTTGGAGCCGCAGCAGGCTGCTGACCAACAGGAGAGCAGACATGAACACTTTTGACCAGCAGGAGGTGCCACACCACTCCAAGGAGGCTCTGGGTGTGGGAGTCAGGGATGGAGAGGTATGGAAGAGCCCAGAGGAGCAGGAGCTGCAGATGATGGTCAGGAGAGAGCCAGAGgacaggagagaggaggaggggagTGCCAGCAAAAAGACAGAG GACGCTGAGATCGAGAGTTTGGCAGCCATTGAGTCTGAGCTGGAGAACGTGGCACAGAAACTGCACGAGCTTCGCCGCGGCTGA
- the chga gene encoding chromogranin-A isoform X1 gives MDFPSVAAVMGPRSCLVLMFLIQCVFSIPVSVNHMDKEDVQVMKCIVEVLTDVLSKPHSLPISQHCLQTLRTDDRLVTVLRHSNFLQELQDIAVEGANERSEKQMKDSVDYVMNHPEDPEATADRSMLVAMKGAGKDREEKRSEEEVLDGQSEERDQKTQKLNEFSSQEKMNTAEENSNAKHEEEEHILALMKKGGKEDEEEKLSSTEEEEADEAPGAGDHSEVKKSADEDEEEKEEEEEKEGKSGAIENRKEGPGQIEEDKARAGLKPWSRSRLLTNRRADMNTFDQQEVPHHSKEALGVGVRDGEVWKSPEEQELQMMVRREPEDRREEEGSASKKTEDAEIESLAAIESELENVAQKLHELRRG, from the exons ATGGATTTTCCTTCTGTCGCCGCAGTGATGGGACCGCGGAGTTGTCTCGTGCTGATGTTTCTAATTCAGTGCG TTTTCTCAATACCAGTGTCCGTTAATCACATGGATAAAGAGGATGTTCAG GTGATGAAGTGTATAGTGGAGGTGCTTACGGACGTTCTGTCCAAACCACACTCGCTCCCAATATCTCAGCACTGTCTGCAAACACTCAGAACCG atgacAGACTGGTTACTGTACTGCGTCACAGTAATTTTCTCCAGGAGCTGCAGGACATCGCTGTGGAAG GAGCCAACGAGAGGTCGGAGAAGCAAATGAAGGACAGTGTAGATTATGTAATGAATCACCCTGAAGACCCTGAGGCCACTGCAG ATCGGTCAATGCTGGTTGCCATGAAGGGAGCAGGAAAAGATCGAGAGGAGAAAAGAAGTGAAGAAGAAGTGTTagatggacagagtgaagagagagaccAGAAGACACAGAAGCTGAATGAATTCTCTAGTCAGGAGAAGATGAACACAGCAGAGGAGAATTCAAATGCCAAGCATGAGGAAGAGGAGCACATACTAGCCCTGATGAAGAAAGGAGGAAAAgaggatgaagaagaaaaactgtccagcacagaggaggaggaag CAGATGAAGCCCCGGGAGCAGGAGACCATTCTGAGGTAAAGAAGTCTgctgatgaagatgaggaggagaaggaggaggaggaggagaaagaggggAAGAGTGGGGCAATAGAAAACAGGAAAGAAGGTCCAGGGCAGATAGAGGAGGACAAAGCCAGGGCCGGACTGAAGCCTTGGAGCCGCAGCAGGCTGCTGACCAACAGGAGAGCAGACATGAACACTTTTGACCAGCAGGAGGTGCCACACCACTCCAAGGAGGCTCTGGGTGTGGGAGTCAGGGATGGAGAGGTATGGAAGAGCCCAGAGGAGCAGGAGCTGCAGATGATGGTCAGGAGAGAGCCAGAGgacaggagagaggaggaggggagTGCCAGCAAAAAGACAGAG GACGCTGAGATCGAGAGTTTGGCAGCCATTGAGTCTGAGCTGGAGAACGTGGCACAGAAACTGCACGAGCTTCGCCGCGGCTGA